A window from Candidatus Deferrimicrobiaceae bacterium encodes these proteins:
- the groES gene encoding co-chaperone GroES — MKVRPLQDRILLKRVEEEAKTKGGIIIPDSAKEKPQEGLVVAVGPGKVTDSGNRVAPEVKAGDRVLFGKYSGTDIKIDGEEHLILREEDVLAVIQKK; from the coding sequence ATGAAGGTCAGGCCGTTGCAGGACAGGATACTGCTCAAGCGCGTCGAGGAGGAGGCGAAGACCAAGGGGGGGATCATCATCCCCGATAGCGCGAAGGAGAAGCCGCAGGAGGGCCTGGTGGTGGCGGTGGGCCCCGGCAAGGTGACCGACAGCGGGAACCGCGTGGCTCCCGAGGTCAAGGCGGGGGACCGCGTCCTTTTCGGCAAGTATTCGGGGACGGACATCAAGATCGATGGCGAAGAGCATCTGATTCTCCGGGAGGAAGACGTCCTCGCGGTGATCCAGAAGAAATAA